From the genome of Alphaproteobacteria bacterium, one region includes:
- a CDS encoding GNAT family N-acetyltransferase, with amino-acid sequence MYTIRPMHAEDNAAFLSVIQQCVLEYGYTHSPYVVNAEDERDIFGAFISENSAIYVITDAANNIHGGGGFAPVSGAENICEIKKVYFSPRVRGLGMGKKLVTQLMQEAALQHYTMLYIETVPEMETAVALYEKLGFTHCKRKSTTGHGCCSVFMQRPIN; translated from the coding sequence ATGTATACTATTCGCCCCATGCATGCCGAAGATAATGCGGCATTCTTGTCCGTCATTCAGCAATGTGTTCTGGAATATGGATACACCCATTCGCCTTATGTGGTGAATGCAGAAGACGAAAGGGATATTTTTGGTGCATTCATCAGCGAAAACAGCGCCATATATGTTATTACCGATGCGGCAAATAATATACATGGCGGCGGGGGATTCGCTCCGGTGTCAGGCGCAGAAAATATCTGCGAAATCAAGAAAGTGTATTTTTCACCGAGGGTTCGCGGACTTGGCATGGGTAAAAAGCTGGTAACACAACTTATGCAGGAAGCCGCTTTGCAGCATTACACTATGCTTTACATCGAAACCGTGCCCGAAATGGAAACCGCCGTTGCATTGTATGAAAAATTAGGATTTACGCACTGCAAGCGTAAAAGCACTACCGGACATGGCTGTTGCAGCGTTT